The following are from one region of the Paenibacillus sp. KS-LC4 genome:
- a CDS encoding SprT family zinc-dependent metalloprotease — MNIEFENQTISFHVEYGNREKKISIQIEPSGFITVKAPKAASEEVIKRSVERHGKWILEQRKQLAEATKTPQTKQYQEKEKFLYLGKERLLHELMETEGLSEEELRKNLKKFYFASCKKIVGERLPIYQAQLRIKPKSVEIVESTTKWGSCSSSKHLTFNYRLAMAPLDVIDYVIIHELCHLFHMNHDRSFWRRVGSIMPDYKEKEQYLARYGGFMTL; from the coding sequence ATGAACATTGAATTTGAAAATCAAACGATATCGTTTCATGTTGAATACGGCAATCGGGAGAAAAAAATATCGATTCAGATTGAGCCGTCAGGCTTCATCACCGTTAAAGCCCCGAAAGCAGCAAGTGAAGAGGTCATTAAACGATCAGTCGAGCGGCATGGGAAATGGATTTTGGAGCAAAGGAAGCAGCTTGCGGAGGCAACAAAAACGCCGCAAACGAAGCAATATCAAGAGAAAGAGAAATTTCTCTATCTTGGCAAGGAGCGTTTGCTGCATGAGTTAATGGAGACTGAGGGTTTATCAGAGGAGGAGCTTCGAAAAAACCTTAAGAAGTTTTATTTTGCAAGCTGTAAAAAGATTGTAGGGGAACGCCTGCCTATTTATCAGGCGCAGCTGAGAATAAAGCCTAAATCTGTTGAGATTGTCGAGTCCACGACCAAGTGGGGAAGCTGCAGCTCAAGCAAGCATTTAACCTTCAATTATCGTTTGGCGATGGCTCCATTGGATGTAATTGATTACGTCATTATCCATGAGCTTTGCCACTTGTTTCATATGAACCATGACCGCTCCTTCTGGAGGCGCGTCGGCAGCATAATGCCGGATTATAAAGAAAAAGAACAATATTTGGCCAGGTACGGCGGCTTCATGACACTCTAA
- a CDS encoding MATE family efflux transporter, translated as MDTENLHYFEKAPIYKAIAHFAVPMMLGMSMSVIYSILNAYFLGTLHNTEMLTALALTLPLFAAFMALGNLVGIGAGTFISRLLGEKRYDVVKQVSSFSFFTSLGLGILLMIAGLPLIDQIVHGLGATASSFAFTKDYVTMMLIGSPFVVLFFSLENIVRAEGAAMTSMIGMILSVVVNIILDALVIFVFHGDVMEVAAATVISNAAASLFYAIYIGRTSKFLSLSLKCFKASKEIISNIFKIGTPVFIMSMFLGAMGLIFNHYLIEYGNQAVAGYGISSRLLQFPEVILMGLCEGVVPLIAFSFTANKLRMKKTISFTIKMVAALAAVFGVIVYLTSDHLIGFFTNDPQLIELGSYILHVTFLSLFISGTTTLFTGIFQATGQAKAAFVMAIVQGATLIPVLYIANRMNGFHGVVWSLVIADAVAFLVGAVMLYVLRNKLQPNVEQLAH; from the coding sequence ATGGATACTGAAAACCTCCATTATTTTGAAAAAGCACCGATTTACAAAGCGATTGCCCATTTCGCCGTTCCTATGATGCTCGGCATGTCAATGAGTGTCATTTACTCTATTTTAAACGCCTATTTTCTGGGCACCCTGCACAATACCGAAATGCTAACGGCGCTAGCGCTTACCCTACCGTTGTTCGCAGCCTTTATGGCGCTGGGTAATCTGGTTGGCATAGGCGCAGGTACATTCATCTCCAGATTATTAGGTGAAAAAAGGTATGATGTGGTGAAGCAGGTGTCCTCCTTCTCCTTCTTTACAAGTCTTGGGCTCGGTATTTTATTGATGATTGCTGGACTACCGCTTATCGACCAGATTGTTCATGGGCTTGGGGCAACGGCCAGCTCCTTCGCATTCACGAAAGACTATGTCACCATGATGCTCATCGGCTCGCCGTTTGTCGTCTTATTTTTCTCCTTGGAAAACATCGTCCGCGCCGAAGGAGCGGCTATGACCTCCATGATTGGGATGATTCTAAGCGTTGTCGTCAATATTATACTCGATGCACTCGTTATTTTTGTGTTCCATGGGGATGTAATGGAGGTTGCAGCAGCAACAGTCATTTCCAACGCAGCAGCAAGCCTCTTTTACGCTATCTATATCGGAAGAACAAGCAAGTTCCTCAGCCTATCGTTGAAGTGCTTCAAAGCATCTAAAGAAATAATAAGCAACATTTTTAAAATTGGCACCCCCGTATTTATTATGAGCATGTTTCTAGGTGCAATGGGACTTATTTTCAACCATTACCTTATTGAATATGGCAATCAAGCCGTTGCTGGATATGGCATTTCATCACGATTGCTGCAATTCCCTGAAGTGATTCTAATGGGGCTGTGTGAAGGGGTTGTGCCGCTCATCGCCTTTTCCTTCACGGCCAATAAGCTGCGGATGAAAAAAACGATTAGCTTCACGATTAAGATGGTTGCTGCTTTGGCTGCGGTCTTCGGTGTTATCGTGTATTTAACCTCGGATCATTTGATTGGCTTCTTCACGAACGATCCGCAATTAATTGAACTAGGCAGCTATATTCTGCATGTCACCTTTTTATCCTTATTCATTTCCGGGACGACAACGCTGTTCACAGGTATTTTCCAAGCGACGGGTCAAGCAAAAGCGGCTTTCGTAATGGCAATCGTGCAAGGTGCAACGCTCATCCCCGTCTTGTATATCGCAAATCGCATGAATGGCTTCCATGGCGTTGTCTGGTCGCTGGTCATAGCGGATGCTGTCGCCTTCCTTGTCGGGGCGGTCATGCTCTATGTGCTGCGCAATAAACTACAGCCAAATGTAGAGCAATTGGCGCATTAA
- a CDS encoding MarR family transcriptional regulator has product MQQDRNLQYKFRMIGLMMKLNVNKKLEMYGLTVEQGHAIRYINEHEEGGLSQKDLEITFNRKGSSISSLVNNLEKKGLIVRKSDPKDERRNLLRVTPAAKELLGSFNQYFEDFEHTLLEGFTEDETNLLFRFLSRIEANIEEDTANSVGRKSSF; this is encoded by the coding sequence ATGCAGCAAGACCGCAATCTGCAGTATAAGTTTCGTATGATCGGTCTAATGATGAAGCTCAACGTCAATAAGAAGTTGGAGATGTACGGGTTAACGGTAGAGCAAGGGCATGCCATTCGGTATATTAATGAGCATGAGGAAGGGGGACTTTCGCAGAAGGACCTCGAAATTACCTTTAACCGCAAAGGCTCCTCTATCAGCAGTCTGGTCAACAATTTAGAGAAGAAAGGCCTTATTGTTCGCAAGTCTGATCCGAAAGATGAGCGCCGCAACCTGCTGCGTGTAACCCCAGCTGCGAAAGAGCTGCTTGGCTCGTTCAATCAATATTTTGAAGATTTTGAGCATACGCTGCTGGAAGGCTTCACCGAAGATGAAACCAACTTGCTGTTCAGGTTCCTTTCGCGCATTGAAGCCAATATTGAAGAAGATACGGCGAACTCCGTTGGGCGCAAATCATCATTTTAG
- a CDS encoding metalloregulator ArsR/SmtB family transcription factor: MSEFTGNQKAIHIFESLSPYFQGLGDPVRQQIISLLIDKDSMNVTQIAEQIPMSRPTVSHHLKILRQAKLLTVQKKGTEMYYRLEINDAIALMKQLVQFVEEECQC, translated from the coding sequence ATGAGCGAATTTACCGGCAATCAGAAGGCGATTCACATTTTTGAAAGCTTAAGCCCTTATTTTCAAGGCTTGGGGGACCCTGTTCGCCAGCAAATTATATCGCTGCTTATCGACAAAGATAGTATGAATGTGACGCAAATTGCCGAGCAAATCCCGATGTCACGACCTACCGTTTCCCATCATCTAAAGATATTGCGCCAAGCAAAGCTGCTGACCGTTCAGAAGAAAGGAACTGAAATGTACTACCGGCTCGAAATCAATGACGCTATTGCGCTTATGAAGCAGCTTGTCCAATTCGTGGAAGAGGAATGCCAATGCTAG
- a CDS encoding methyl-accepting chemotaxis protein: MKLTIKSSLITTLLMTVSLSCVSFLGYDRAKTTLEANFKKQAEQQLTVVQNYIDIWIQGTQAKYEALSQSDDVRNRDIPKILAYSNRMTKITDNPDEFAFIAPDGTLYLPGATTSVKDYPHFQRAIKGETVTIDPVDSKSPGVEGTPIVLTATPVRDDQGNIVGVGNGGQPIQDLIDLISKVKLGESGHAIVYTKDGTVVASQKPEETLQKNMADYDNEALNKMVTDSTNGDTGLGEAVINGSEHMIVYGKSNMMDWGIAILVPKSEAYAQANALLRFSIFITIVCLLISAAIIYTVMRKTLKPLSIMNEKLKGLSASEGDLSSRLAFETKDEIGELSRSFNGMLENLQGLILSILDKGQIVASSSSHLLGNVDQISTTVQQTTTNIQQANAGLQGQMMGYERNLGLIGNISEGVYGILNISNDTSGIAAEASKGAKTGNEAVDALANQMDSIQQTVNEAAEDIKRLGERSMEIGNITSAITSIASQTNILALNASIEAVRAGAHGKGFAVVAEEIRKLAEQSTESSNQIASLIQQVQADTNHAVGTMDKGTGEVALGLEQVDKVGVLFQTLVTTTTDVSTHMEKIASAAEQLNANTERVESEIKQSVQISKDSSQSFETIAAMSEEQLASIMEINSSVEQLTRTADELKTMLNRFKV; this comes from the coding sequence ATGAAACTAACCATCAAAAGCAGCCTGATTACCACTCTATTAATGACCGTATCACTAAGCTGTGTGTCCTTCCTTGGCTATGATAGAGCCAAAACGACATTGGAGGCAAACTTTAAGAAACAGGCAGAGCAGCAGCTGACTGTGGTTCAAAACTACATTGATATATGGATACAGGGTACACAGGCCAAATACGAGGCATTAAGTCAGTCTGATGATGTGAGGAACCGAGATATTCCTAAAATTCTCGCCTACAGCAACAGGATGACAAAGATTACCGATAACCCGGACGAATTTGCATTTATTGCTCCTGACGGCACGCTTTATTTGCCGGGAGCAACGACTAGCGTTAAGGATTACCCCCATTTTCAAAGAGCGATCAAGGGTGAGACGGTGACGATTGATCCTGTAGACTCAAAATCTCCGGGCGTGGAGGGAACTCCGATTGTGCTTACGGCTACGCCTGTAAGGGATGATCAAGGAAATATCGTTGGAGTCGGCAATGGGGGTCAGCCCATTCAGGACCTGATTGATCTTATCTCCAAAGTGAAATTAGGAGAAAGCGGTCATGCGATTGTTTATACAAAGGACGGGACGGTTGTGGCTAGTCAAAAACCCGAGGAGACCTTGCAGAAAAATATGGCCGATTACGACAATGAGGCGTTAAATAAAATGGTAACGGACAGCACAAATGGCGATACGGGTTTAGGTGAAGCCGTCATTAACGGCTCGGAGCATATGATCGTTTATGGCAAATCTAACATGATGGATTGGGGCATTGCCATTTTGGTTCCCAAAAGCGAAGCCTATGCCCAAGCGAACGCCTTGCTGCGGTTTTCGATTTTTATAACCATTGTGTGTCTTCTGATTTCCGCAGCCATCATCTATACGGTCATGCGCAAAACGCTAAAGCCGCTTTCCATCATGAATGAAAAGCTGAAGGGGCTATCTGCCAGCGAAGGCGACTTGTCCTCCAGACTGGCATTTGAAACGAAGGATGAGATCGGCGAGCTTTCCAGAAGCTTTAACGGGATGCTTGAAAATTTGCAAGGGCTGATCCTTTCTATTTTGGATAAGGGACAGATTGTTGCCAGCTCCTCGTCGCATCTATTGGGCAATGTGGATCAAATATCAACAACCGTTCAGCAAACCACCACTAACATTCAGCAAGCAAACGCCGGCTTGCAGGGTCAAATGATGGGCTATGAAAGGAATTTGGGGTTGATTGGTAATATTAGTGAAGGCGTATATGGCATACTAAATATATCTAACGATACCTCTGGCATAGCCGCTGAAGCTTCCAAGGGAGCCAAAACAGGCAATGAGGCCGTCGATGCCTTGGCCAATCAAATGGACTCCATCCAACAGACGGTTAATGAAGCTGCTGAGGACATTAAAAGATTGGGCGAGCGTTCGATGGAGATCGGCAACATTACGTCTGCCATTACATCTATTGCTTCTCAAACTAATATTTTGGCGCTCAATGCTTCAATCGAGGCCGTCAGAGCGGGAGCTCATGGAAAAGGGTTTGCGGTAGTGGCGGAGGAAATTCGCAAGCTTGCGGAGCAATCAACCGAATCCTCCAATCAGATTGCGAGTCTCATTCAACAGGTACAGGCCGACACGAATCATGCCGTGGGGACAATGGACAAAGGCACAGGTGAAGTTGCGCTTGGTTTGGAGCAAGTAGATAAGGTCGGCGTTTTATTCCAGACGCTAGTGACAACAACGACGGACGTATCCACGCATATGGAGAAAATTGCCTCAGCCGCCGAACAGCTAAATGCCAATACGGAGCGTGTGGAATCCGAGATTAAACAAAGTGTGCAAATCAGCAAGGACTCATCCCAAAGCTTTGAGACGATTGCCGCCATGTCGGAAGAGCAACTTGCTTCCATTATGGAAATAAACAGCTCTGTGGAACAGCTGACACGCACAGCGGATGAGCTAAAAACGATGCTTAATCGGTTTAAAGTGTAG
- a CDS encoding DNA alkylation repair protein, translating into MDTETLIPDAILHRKGARKIDDIPPKVASLLNEGKLESVNLTEWLAVDHKSLLHAVTAEMSLGQDAESLLLRINAFSERKIMKLIPAIAEEWLVWLEGRCAAERSGLYEALAGHRSDSVRCWAAYMIGLDARLSLEQKLAGIRPFAADQHFGVREIAWMAVREPIIRELREALVYFAGWVIDADANIRRFAIEATRPVGVWAKHIVALKEEPAPALPLLEAVCSDPAKYVQDSVSNWLNDAGKTNPDWVLQVCNRWQEQSDTKQTKRIVTRAKRNLLKES; encoded by the coding sequence ATGGATACCGAAACGCTGATACCTGATGCTATTTTGCACCGTAAGGGAGCGCGTAAAATAGATGATATTCCGCCCAAGGTTGCTAGTCTGCTCAATGAGGGCAAGCTTGAAAGCGTCAATTTGACCGAATGGCTGGCTGTTGATCATAAATCTCTGCTGCATGCGGTTACAGCTGAAATGAGCCTTGGGCAGGACGCTGAATCGTTGCTTCTGAGAATTAATGCATTCAGCGAGCGTAAAATCATGAAGCTCATTCCAGCCATTGCCGAAGAGTGGCTCGTATGGTTGGAAGGCCGGTGTGCTGCGGAGCGATCCGGTCTTTACGAGGCGCTGGCGGGTCACCGCTCGGATAGTGTCCGCTGCTGGGCTGCATACATGATCGGTCTCGATGCCCGATTGAGCTTGGAGCAGAAATTGGCTGGCATTCGTCCGTTCGCGGCAGATCAACATTTTGGCGTACGTGAAATAGCTTGGATGGCTGTAAGGGAGCCCATTATTCGCGAATTAAGAGAAGCATTGGTTTATTTCGCAGGCTGGGTAATAGATGCTGATGCCAATATTCGGCGCTTTGCCATTGAGGCTACGCGTCCAGTAGGTGTATGGGCAAAGCATATCGTGGCTTTAAAGGAAGAGCCTGCTCCAGCTTTGCCGCTATTGGAAGCGGTTTGCTCCGACCCGGCAAAATATGTGCAGGACTCTGTGAGCAATTGGCTGAATGATGCCGGTAAAACGAATCCAGATTGGGTACTTCAGGTATGCAATCGTTGGCAGGAGCAGTCTGATACGAAGCAAACGAAGCGAATTGTAACGAGGGCAAAGCGCAATCTGCTGAAAGAATCATAA
- a CDS encoding tautomerase family protein: MPFVRVSYLESKYDEPQLSAISQVIMQALMEHFHVPEDDFFQVFHGHRSGEFFYSPDYLNIRRSDGLLYIQITLKSGRSTLQKQHFYKRVAERMERELAIREEDIFILLVGTELADWTFGSGIAQMLVPQGEMASDVRQTFGDIAPAFAKYSEEVLFGEVWNREQLSRRDRSLLTIAALVAGGATEQLPFHLRLGQQHGLTEEQVVEALTHLAFYAGWPRAAAAIEAAKQQFQENS, translated from the coding sequence ATGCCATTCGTCAGAGTCAGTTATTTGGAGAGTAAATATGATGAACCGCAGTTGTCGGCTATAAGCCAAGTTATTATGCAGGCACTTATGGAGCATTTTCATGTGCCGGAGGACGATTTTTTTCAAGTATTCCATGGGCATCGATCAGGCGAGTTTTTTTATAGTCCCGATTATTTAAATATTAGGCGGAGCGATGGATTGCTTTATATTCAAATTACATTGAAATCGGGAAGAAGCACATTGCAGAAGCAGCATTTTTATAAAAGGGTAGCGGAACGTATGGAGCGCGAGCTAGCGATTAGAGAGGAGGACATTTTCATCTTACTCGTAGGGACGGAGCTTGCGGACTGGACGTTCGGCAGCGGAATTGCCCAAATGCTGGTGCCTCAAGGAGAGATGGCTTCGGACGTCCGGCAAACGTTCGGGGATATTGCGCCCGCATTCGCCAAATATTCGGAGGAGGTGCTCTTTGGCGAGGTGTGGAACAGAGAGCAGCTGTCGCGGCGGGATCGCAGCTTGCTTACGATAGCCGCCTTAGTGGCAGGTGGAGCCACAGAGCAGCTGCCCTTCCATCTTCGGCTAGGTCAGCAGCACGGGTTGACGGAGGAGCAGGTGGTAGAAGCCTTAACCCACCTGGCTTTTTATGCGGGCTGGCCGCGAGCCGCAGCTGCTATCGAAGCTGCGAAGCAGCAGTTCCAAGAAAATAGCTAA
- a CDS encoding Crp/Fnr family transcriptional regulator: MDKIQYLSQFNLLHSLSMEDLIEMEELTVITPFSKNTFIQTPATFAEGLYFVKKGKVRLYKLSAEGKQFTSDILSEGNVFGEMAMISFGTRNHYIEAAEDSDICLMDPKRFENFLLHRPRFMLSLLEVLSDRLNGMSQLTEHLALGNLHDKILHALMRLGKDFGFTSAGEFDKINFPLSHQEIAHLVGASRESVTVALQELVKEGYISTGFRTICIHQGKLMKRLMT, from the coding sequence GTGGATAAAATTCAATATTTGTCGCAATTTAATCTGCTTCATTCGTTGTCGATGGAAGATTTAATCGAGATGGAGGAGCTAACCGTCATTACGCCTTTTTCGAAAAATACATTTATTCAGACGCCGGCGACATTTGCCGAAGGGCTTTATTTTGTGAAAAAAGGCAAGGTTCGCTTGTATAAGCTCAGCGCGGAGGGCAAGCAGTTCACTTCGGATATTTTGAGCGAAGGCAATGTATTTGGGGAAATGGCGATGATTTCGTTTGGAACGCGAAACCATTACATTGAAGCAGCTGAAGACAGCGATATTTGCTTGATGGACCCGAAGCGCTTTGAAAATTTTCTGCTTCATCGGCCCCGGTTTATGCTGTCCTTGCTTGAGGTATTAAGCGACCGCTTGAACGGCATGAGCCAGTTGACGGAGCATTTGGCGCTGGGGAACCTGCATGATAAAATTTTGCATGCGCTGATGCGGCTTGGCAAGGACTTCGGATTTACTAGCGCGGGCGAATTCGATAAAATAAACTTTCCGCTCTCGCATCAGGAAATTGCCCATCTCGTTGGTGCGAGCCGGGAATCCGTAACGGTCGCCCTTCAAGAGCTCGTGAAAGAGGGCTACATCAGCACCGGCTTCAGAACCATTTGTATCCACCAAGGCAAGCTTATGAAGCGCCTGATGACTTAG
- a CDS encoding GNAT family N-acetyltransferase, producing the protein MSSIIEKPFDQEMQNTLSEITTTYHASELSKKDQSELPASIYVIEAEETMVGYGVIWEYASGKQLIEKAENDYFSDDEKYLEKDFYIDVKNKRDFVFIEALDVLKEYEGKGHAASFINWLKAKYPKKRMYVYTLDKSRNFWYKQNFEALGTTAWMTFN; encoded by the coding sequence ATGTCCAGCATTATAGAGAAGCCCTTCGATCAAGAAATGCAAAATACACTCAGCGAGATTACAACGACCTACCATGCAAGCGAACTCAGCAAGAAGGACCAATCGGAGCTGCCGGCAAGCATCTATGTCATTGAAGCAGAAGAGACGATGGTTGGCTACGGCGTCATTTGGGAGTATGCGAGCGGCAAGCAGCTCATCGAAAAAGCGGAAAATGATTATTTTAGCGATGACGAAAAATATTTGGAAAAGGATTTTTATATTGATGTTAAAAATAAAAGGGATTTTGTTTTTATAGAAGCGCTGGATGTGCTGAAGGAATATGAAGGCAAGGGACATGCGGCCTCCTTTATCAACTGGCTTAAAGCGAAATATCCGAAAAAGAGAATGTATGTGTACACGCTGGATAAATCGCGCAACTTTTGGTATAAGCAGAACTTTGAAGCGCTCGGCACGACAGCCTGGATGACCTTTAATTAG
- a CDS encoding AraC family transcriptional regulator yields the protein MKLGEHIAVWNHTAVKIFDIRHMVMNAGERLSDYRFPASGFLYGVKGAANLRLDGHFYQSRRFYLLHGAKGMHLGIEAQEEFEFYLLYYRAKLAFSGWREIRQLLERRSPFETQYGFEPDEPLAMLALMSTMNQTLRNEGSLGSVQIKGLFYQFVHEVLGQLKTKEMASGEPDLVTQAIRFLHEHYQEGISLDELANRFNYSPRYLSMKFKKQTGESPIDYLIQIRIKEAKKLLLESGATLRDIAAYVGYTDEYYFSRLFKKQTGLSPARYQAKERGSSIKEDSPLGNAKLSIGSYERQRYSMDGGDNHYQYYGGGFTDMKRNKNAALVLSMLLSLTLVLGACSTGGTNAGSNTSQTAANVTATTAANANTASEASTRTISTVKGDVVVPAEPKRIVVLYMLGDAVALGIKPIGISEVYDGAAFSEQLEGVESLGHWNETNPEAVMALDPDLIIANSEDNYRVLKDIAPTVLIPADQVSTVERITKLGEVFGKEKEAQALLDSFQSKVEESKEKLRSAGLLDKTITIIEGGTKEMLIVESKEYGRGSQIVYDYLGMKAPEIIQQKLEKAKTVESEMVSMEVLSQFAGDYVIRSSWEGMDDLSGHPVWSSLPAVKAGHVLDADFGLFYYTDLFSLNTQLDVITNALLATTSSK from the coding sequence ATGAAGCTGGGTGAACATATAGCCGTATGGAATCATACGGCGGTGAAAATATTTGATATAAGGCATATGGTCATGAATGCTGGGGAACGGCTGAGTGATTATCGTTTTCCGGCTAGCGGTTTTTTGTATGGGGTAAAAGGAGCGGCGAATTTGCGTCTGGACGGCCATTTTTATCAGTCGCGGCGTTTTTATTTGCTGCATGGCGCAAAGGGAATGCACCTGGGAATCGAAGCGCAGGAAGAATTTGAATTTTATTTGCTGTATTATCGGGCAAAGCTCGCTTTCTCGGGCTGGAGGGAAATTCGCCAGCTGCTGGAGCGCCGAAGCCCTTTTGAAACCCAATATGGGTTTGAGCCCGATGAGCCACTGGCCATGCTCGCGCTGATGTCAACGATGAATCAGACGCTCAGAAATGAAGGGAGTCTCGGCAGCGTGCAAATTAAGGGGCTTTTCTACCAATTTGTACATGAGGTGCTGGGCCAGCTGAAAACAAAGGAGATGGCGAGCGGCGAGCCGGATCTAGTTACTCAGGCGATACGTTTTCTGCATGAGCATTATCAAGAAGGGATCTCGCTGGATGAGCTTGCCAATCGCTTTAATTATAGTCCGCGTTATCTGTCGATGAAATTCAAGAAGCAGACGGGCGAAAGCCCAATTGATTATCTCATTCAAATTCGCATTAAGGAAGCGAAAAAGCTGCTGCTGGAATCGGGAGCGACGCTTCGGGATATCGCAGCCTATGTCGGTTATACGGATGAATATTATTTCAGCCGTTTATTTAAGAAGCAGACGGGCCTATCGCCAGCACGTTATCAAGCCAAGGAGCGGGGCAGCAGCATAAAGGAAGATAGTCCATTGGGAAATGCCAAATTGTCCATTGGATCGTACGAACGGCAACGTTATAGTATGGATGGTGGTGATAATCATTATCAATATTATGGCGGAGGGTTTACAGATATGAAAAGAAATAAAAATGCAGCACTCGTATTGAGCATGCTGCTCAGCTTGACATTAGTGCTTGGCGCTTGCTCTACTGGAGGAACCAATGCGGGTTCAAACACATCCCAGACTGCGGCGAACGTAACCGCAACTACTGCGGCTAATGCCAATACTGCTAGTGAAGCGAGTACACGGACTATATCCACGGTAAAAGGTGATGTTGTTGTTCCAGCGGAGCCAAAGCGTATCGTTGTGCTGTATATGCTCGGTGATGCAGTTGCTCTTGGCATTAAGCCAATCGGCATTTCTGAAGTTTATGATGGCGCAGCCTTCTCAGAGCAATTGGAAGGTGTGGAATCGCTGGGCCACTGGAATGAAACGAACCCGGAAGCGGTCATGGCGCTTGATCCGGATCTGATAATCGCCAATTCCGAGGATAATTACAGGGTGCTTAAGGATATTGCGCCAACCGTGCTCATTCCTGCCGATCAAGTATCCACAGTAGAGCGGATTACGAAGCTTGGTGAAGTGTTTGGCAAGGAAAAGGAAGCGCAGGCGCTGCTGGATAGCTTCCAAAGCAAGGTGGAAGAGAGCAAAGAAAAGCTTCGCTCGGCTGGCTTGCTGGACAAGACAATTACGATTATCGAAGGCGGCACGAAAGAAATGCTGATCGTTGAAAGCAAGGAATATGGTCGGGGCTCGCAAATTGTGTATGATTATTTAGGCATGAAAGCGCCGGAAATCATTCAGCAGAAGCTGGAGAAGGCGAAAACGGTAGAAAGCGAAATGGTATCCATGGAAGTGCTGTCGCAATTTGCGGGCGATTATGTGATACGCTCCTCTTGGGAGGGGATGGATGATCTGTCGGGACATCCGGTTTGGAGCAGCTTGCCTGCGGTGAAGGCCGGGCATGTCCTCGATGCGGATTTCGGCTTGTTTTATTACACCGATCTTTTTTCGCTGAATACGCAACTGGATGTCATTACGAACGCTTTGCTGGCGACAACATCGAGCAAGTAA
- a CDS encoding saccharopine dehydrogenase NADP-binding domain-containing protein — protein sequence MQKRNVLIVGGYGEVGRQIAQILLDRHEDLDIVLGGRSPGKAAALESERVHTVVVDTNTEDPLQHVDEPISLIISAVNDLQDKLLLAAVKRKIPFIDVTRWTELFEQASAKLKKVKLHAPVVLSSGWMAGTASLFAKLYAESLQNVAVDIHALYSLQDKAGPDSTAYMDRLTIPFHITEAGKSRLVHPMTDPVKVQFPNGYEAKCYRLDTPDHMTLLKDNHIDTASFRISFDSKTSTSLLVALVNSGLWKMISGKRFRSFRQRLLYNPGTGSTHHVLIHLKGTGPNGRPVERRVAISDPLGQTHLTALGAAVQAEKLLLMPNNEPIAPGVYYPEDLPNSRMDKAAILNFFKQYGVVVSN from the coding sequence ATGCAAAAAAGAAACGTTCTTATTGTTGGAGGTTATGGCGAGGTTGGCCGACAGATTGCCCAGATTTTATTGGATCGGCATGAAGATTTGGACATTGTATTGGGAGGAAGGTCGCCCGGGAAAGCAGCCGCCTTAGAATCTGAACGCGTACATACTGTTGTTGTAGATACGAACACGGAGGACCCTCTTCAGCATGTAGATGAGCCTATCTCGCTCATCATCAGCGCCGTTAACGATTTGCAAGACAAGCTGCTGCTGGCAGCCGTGAAAAGAAAAATCCCATTCATTGATGTGACTCGCTGGACGGAATTATTTGAGCAAGCCTCTGCTAAATTGAAAAAGGTAAAGCTGCATGCGCCTGTCGTGCTATCCTCAGGCTGGATGGCGGGAACAGCCTCTCTATTCGCTAAGCTGTATGCCGAATCGCTTCAGAACGTAGCTGTCGATATTCATGCCCTATACTCTCTGCAGGATAAAGCGGGACCCGATTCTACCGCTTATATGGATCGACTGACGATTCCCTTTCATATTACGGAAGCGGGAAAAAGCCGCCTTGTACATCCGATGACCGATCCCGTCAAGGTCCAGTTTCCCAATGGCTATGAGGCAAAATGCTATCGGCTCGATACGCCTGATCATATGACCCTGCTTAAAGATAACCATATTGACACAGCTAGCTTCCGTATTAGCTTCGACAGCAAAACATCTACCTCCTTGCTTGTAGCGCTCGTTAACAGCGGGCTATGGAAAATGATTAGCGGCAAAAGGTTCCGATCGTTCAGGCAGCGCCTGCTCTACAATCCAGGCACCGGCAGCACCCATCATGTGCTTATCCACCTAAAGGGAACAGGCCCTAATGGCCGCCCCGTCGAGCGGCGAGTCGCTATTTCGGACCCGCTTGGTCAAACTCACCTTACCGCCCTTGGTGCGGCTGTCCAAGCCGAGAAGCTGCTGCTAATGCCTAACAACGAACCGATAGCTCCCGGCGTTTATTACCCCGAGGACTTGCCAAATTCGCGAATGGATAAAGCGGCAATTTTAAACTTTTTCAAACAATATGGCGTTGTGGTCTCCAACTAG